In Lates calcarifer isolate ASB-BC8 linkage group LG15, TLL_Latcal_v3, whole genome shotgun sequence, one genomic interval encodes:
- the snx10b gene encoding sorting nexin-10B, which yields MREETDSLANQQVISVWVRDPRIRKNDFWHAYIDYEICLHTDSVCFTKKISSVRRRYSEFVWLRQKLQANSQLMLQLPELPSKNPFFSLNNARQITKRMKGLQKFLEQILQSPVLLSDSCLHLFLQSQLSVSKIEACAAGRTHFSVAQAVQGCGLRRFHSEEDLQKNLSLCCDSDSDSSECRSPEPLIKDLAINKAKSTASLDLMGSSQEETFSCSSGST from the exons CAGGTGATTAGTGTCTGGGTGCGGGACCCACGGATACGAAAGAATGACTTCTGGCATGCCTACATAGACTATGAAATTTGTTTGCAT ACTGACAGCGTGTGCTTCACTAAGAAGATCTCGAGCGTGAGAAGGAGGTACAGTGAGTTTGTATGGCTCAGGCAAAAACTACAAGCAAATTCACAGCTGAT GTTACAGCTGCCAGAACTGCCCTCAAAGAATCCCTTCTTCAGCCTGAACAACGCGCGACAGATCACCAAGCGGATGAAAGGGCTCCAGAAGTTCTTGGAACA GATTCTCCAGAGCCctgtgctgctgtctgacagCTGCTTGCACCTTTTCCTGCAGTCACAGCTCAGCGTGTCCAAGATAGAGGCCTGTGCTGCTGGAAGGACCCACTTCTCTGTGGCCCAGGCGGTCCAGGGCTGTGGCCTCAGAAGATTTCACTCTGAAGAGGATCTGCAGAAGAACCTCAGCCTGTGCTGTGACTCTGATTCAGACAG CTCAGAGTGTAGATCTCCAGAGCCTCTGATTAAGGATTTGGCAATAAACAAAGCAAAGAGCACAGCCTCACTTGATCTCATGGGAAGCAGCCAAGAGGAAACCTTCAGCTGCTCATCTGGTTCTACATAA